In Yersinia enterocolitica subsp. enterocolitica, one DNA window encodes the following:
- a CDS encoding EAL domain-containing protein codes for MKLNIEVNCSYVCEPIHKQDGSLLAVELLSRFSAKSVDLPIDVENFINKLDVDGKTDLFHDQLRAVKAYKDWFITHNVLLSINIDFDLASVIVTDQSTRQMLDELPFLRLEIMETFSNLSDGMNNPLLRDLAERYPLWLDDLGSGGSTLNAVTANIFEYVKIDKHFFWQHNKHTFPILINNIKKYCLGVIVVGVENQDESEQLKGSNIDAMQGYLFNQLTLDELVSQSSL; via the coding sequence ATGAAGCTAAACATTGAAGTTAATTGTTCTTATGTGTGTGAGCCTATACATAAGCAAGACGGTAGCTTATTAGCTGTGGAGCTATTGAGCCGATTTTCAGCTAAGTCGGTAGATTTACCCATCGATGTTGAAAATTTTATTAATAAGTTAGATGTCGATGGAAAGACTGATTTATTCCATGACCAATTACGTGCAGTGAAGGCTTATAAAGATTGGTTTATCACTCATAACGTTCTGCTTTCAATTAATATTGATTTTGACCTGGCAAGTGTGATTGTTACAGATCAATCAACTCGTCAAATGCTGGATGAATTACCTTTCTTGCGTTTGGAAATAATGGAGACATTTTCCAATTTATCTGATGGAATGAATAACCCATTATTACGCGATCTGGCTGAGCGCTATCCGCTATGGCTGGATGACCTTGGCAGCGGTGGCTCTACCTTAAATGCGGTAACTGCCAATATTTTCGAATATGTGAAGATTGATAAGCATTTCTTCTGGCAGCACAATAAGCATACCTTCCCGATTTTGATTAATAACATTAAGAAATATTGTCTCGGGGTGATTGTGGTTGGCGTAGAAAATCAGGATGAATCGGAGCAACTTAAAGGCAGTAATATTGATGCTATGCAGGGATATCTATTCAATCAGTTGACATTGGATGAATTGGTATCGCAATCCTCGCTCTAA
- a CDS encoding TIGR01777 family oxidoreductase — protein MRIIITGATGLIGRSLTAFLLSQAHQITVLTRDPQRANDVLGSQVTCWSTLDDQHDLNNFDAVINLAGEPIAEKRWTPQQKEILCQSRWQITERLTTLIRASSQPPAVFISGSAVGFYGDQGQAVVTEDEAPHDEFTHMLCERWESLARAAESQHTRVCLLRTGIVLAPHGGALAKMVPLLRLGLGGPIGDGRQYLPWIHIDDMVHGIHYLLTTNGLSGPFNMVSPYPVHNEQFIATLAEVLDRPAVIRTPAAAIRLLLGESAALVLGGQRAIPKRLEEAGFAFRYFELEEALRNVLNKPVA, from the coding sequence ATGCGTATTATAATCACTGGAGCTACAGGACTGATCGGGCGCAGTCTGACCGCATTCCTTCTATCGCAAGCCCATCAAATAACAGTTTTAACCCGCGATCCACAGCGAGCAAATGATGTTCTTGGTTCGCAAGTCACCTGCTGGTCGACATTAGATGACCAACATGACCTCAATAATTTTGATGCGGTTATCAATCTGGCGGGCGAGCCTATTGCGGAAAAGCGCTGGACGCCGCAACAGAAAGAGATCTTATGCCAAAGTCGCTGGCAAATAACGGAAAGACTGACAACATTAATTAGGGCCAGTAGTCAGCCGCCAGCCGTCTTTATTTCAGGATCAGCCGTCGGGTTTTATGGTGACCAAGGACAAGCCGTGGTCACCGAAGATGAAGCCCCTCATGATGAGTTTACTCATATGTTATGTGAACGCTGGGAGAGCCTCGCCAGAGCTGCTGAAAGTCAGCATACTCGGGTTTGCCTTCTACGCACTGGCATCGTATTGGCTCCGCATGGTGGAGCATTAGCTAAAATGGTACCACTGTTGCGCCTTGGGTTAGGTGGTCCAATCGGGGATGGTCGCCAATACCTGCCGTGGATACATATAGATGATATGGTTCATGGTATTCATTATTTACTGACCACCAACGGCCTTAGCGGCCCATTCAATATGGTTTCCCCTTATCCGGTCCATAATGAGCAATTTATTGCCACTCTGGCCGAGGTATTAGATCGCCCAGCGGTGATACGTACCCCTGCTGCTGCAATACGTTTATTACTGGGGGAATCTGCCGCATTGGTATTAGGTGGACAGCGGGCAATTCCAAAACGGTTGGAAGAAGCCGGTTTTGCATTCCGTTACTTCGAACTGGAAGAAGCACTGCGTAATGTGCTTAACAAGCCAGTTGCATAA